The following nucleotide sequence is from Streptomyces pactum.
GTCCACCGCGGCCGGGCCGTCCCCGGCGGTCTGCACCTGGAAGCCCTCCGCACGCAGCCGGGCCGCGATGGCGTCCACGATGGTCGGGTCGTCCTCGACCACCAGGACCCGGCGCTGTGCTCCGGGCGTGGTCGCGGCGGCGCCGTTGTGGGTGGTGTGAGTCTGCTCCATACGCCCGCCCCTGCGTCGTTCCTTCAACCCGGGTCCCGTGCCCGGCGACCCGCGGTCCCGTGCCTGGTCGTTGTGCCCGGCCGCACTCGTAGGCAAGCAGCGTAAAGCCACCGTGTGTAGCTCGGCTACGCACCCCGAGTCGCGAGGTGGACCACGTCCGGGACACCCCGGGCAACGGCGATCTCTTCGGTCCGTACGCCCGTGAACCCGGCATTACGGAGGGCCTCCTCGAACGCCGCGGAGGGCTGCGCGGACCACACCGCGAGGACCCCGCCGGGGGTCAGCCGGGCCGCGCAGGCGGCCAGCCCGGCGGGGGAGTACAGGCCCTCGTTGTCCTCGGTCACGGTCCACTCCGGCCCGTTGTCGATGTCCAGGCAGAGCGCGTCGTACCGGGTGCCGGGGGCACGAAGATGGCCGACCAGGTCGGCGGCGATCAGCTCGGTCCGCGGGTCGGCGAGGGCGCCGGCGGAGATCTCGGCCAGCGGGCCGGCGCGGTGCCAGTCGATGACCGCGGACTCCCGTTCCACCACGGAGATCCGGCCCCAGCGGGGCTCCGCGGCGGCCTCCGCCAGCGAGAAGCCGACGCCCAGTCCGCCGATGAGCAGGGCGGGCGCGGTGCGGTCGGCGGGCAGCGCGCCGAGCGCCGCCCGGACCAGCAGCCGCTCGGAGCGGCCGTCGGAGGTGTCCATCAGAAAGCAGCCGTTGGCGATGATCTCGTACACCGCGGGACGGGTGCCGCGCCGCCGCAGCACGACCTCGCCGAAGGGCCCGTCCCGGCGGTCCAGGACCACCGGCGGGAGGTCGGCGGCGGTGTCGTGCAGCGGCGGGTGCATGGGGGGCCTCCAGGCGGCGTTGCGGGCGACGAACAAGACGGTACGGGGGTTGTACGAAGTGAGGGAAATCACACCGTAAACCGTCGGGCGGGGGTGGCTCCGTGGCCGGTTCCGATCATGCCGGGGGCCGGCGGCCGCCTCCGGAACCGGGGAGCGTACCGGGGACCGGCGGCCGGTGCCGGGGGATTTCGGCGGGCGGCGCCGCGGGCGGCTCGGTGGGGGGTCCGGTGGGGCTGGAGGGGGTCCGGTCGGGCTCGGAGGGGGCACGGAGGGGGCGCCGGAGGGGGTTCTGGCTGCCGGGCGGAGGGGCTCGCGGGAGCGTGAAGGGGGGTGCGGGAGCGCAAGGGAGCGCTGGTGGAGGGATCCGCGCCCGGACCTCGCGTGCGCCGGTGCGGGGAGTGGGGCCGGGATGGGTCGCGGCGCGCGGGGTGTTCTGTCAGGGCCCGGCTCCGGGTCCGGGTCGGTGCCGGGTGTCGGGTCCGGGGCCG
It contains:
- a CDS encoding spermidine synthase, with translation MHPPLHDTAADLPPVVLDRRDGPFGEVVLRRRGTRPAVYEIIANGCFLMDTSDGRSERLLVRAALGALPADRTAPALLIGGLGVGFSLAEAAAEPRWGRISVVERESAVIDWHRAGPLAEISAGALADPRTELIAADLVGHLRAPGTRYDALCLDIDNGPEWTVTEDNEGLYSPAGLAACAARLTPGGVLAVWSAQPSAAFEEALRNAGFTGVRTEEIAVARGVPDVVHLATRGA